The region TCCCGCCCGTTCTCGAGCCGCTCGGCGGGCGTGGCCCGGCTGTCGTCGGTCTCGAGCACCCGGGTCTGGATGAACCTGGCGTAGAACCGGTAGGCTATCGCATAGGATGCTATGGCCGCGAACAGCAGCCACCCGGCGTTGATGGTCTCCCCGCGGGCGAGCGCCAGAACACCCCAGCACACCGCACCCACGACGGCCACGAGCACCCAGATGCCGTAGCGCTTGAGCCGGCTACCCATGTCCCACCCCTTTTCTCGAAACTACGTTCTCAAAAACCCTTGCGCATTGTAGACCCGCCGGCGCGCCCCGGACAAGTCCCCGGCTACAGCCGCGGGGAGAGGAGACGCGGGGCGGTGAGGCAGACGGCGGCGGCCGCGAGCGCCCCGAGGAGGGTGGGGACGAGGATGACGGCGAGGGGGCTCGCTGCGGTGGCCAGCCCGAAGATCTCCTTGAGGGCGTCGTTCATGTAGGCGAAGGGCACGAGATGGCGCAGCGCCGCGAGCAGGCCCTCGGGGTGCTGGTTCCTGAAGAAGCCGGAGAGGTAGATGAGCGGGAAGAGCACTATGGTGGCGTACAGCAGCACGTCGGCCGGGGAGGAGGTGAAGTTGGCGAGCAGCACGCCTATGGCGTTGGCGGTGAGCAGGGTGGCGAAGACGGCGACGGTCGCCGCGAGCACCCAGGCTGGCGGCGCCGGGTGCAGGAGGTACACCCCGGCGAGCGCCGGCAGGAGCTGGAGGAAGTCCAGGGCCGCGTTGACCACAAGGATCTCCGCGACGATCCGGTACGGCGAGAGGGGGGTGAGCGCCACGCGCACCAGGATCCCGTCGTTTATGTCGTTCGTCAGGCTCTCGCCTGCCCCGAAGGTGCCCGCCATGATGGCCACCAGACCGACCACCGCCGCCGCGTACTGCGCCGGTATCCCGCTCGCCGCGACCGGGAGGATGATGGCCGCCGGGTAGAGCATCTTTATGGCGAGCGAGAGGCGCCTGCCGAGAAAGAGCGCGACGTCCTTCTTCCAGTAGCTGTCCGGAGGGTCAAGCCTCATCTTCGCCCCTGAGCGCCTCCCCGGTGAGCCTCGCGAACACGTCCTCCAGGGTGGGCCGCTCGACGGAGAGGCCGGTTATGTCCCCGCCGCAGCGCACGATCGCCCCCACCACCCCGGCCACGATGCCGGGCCTGTCCTCGCAGTGCACGACGAGGCCTCTCCCCTCCGGGACCACCCGCCGCACGCCCGGGACCTCCCCGACCTCCGCGTAGGGCACGGGGTTGCGCAGCGCGGCCACGACCCGCCGGAGCCCCTCGAGGGAGGAGACGAGCCCCTCCGGCGTCCCCTCCGCGACCGCGCGCCCGCGGTGCAGGAAGACCACCCGGTCGCAGAGCGCCTCCACCTCGTCCACCTGGTTGCTGGCCAGCAGGACCGCGCAGCCGTTCTCCGCCGCCTCCCGCAGCTTCCTCTGGTAGGCCAGCCGGGAGGTGTAGTCCAGCCCGAGCGAGGGCTCGTCCAGCAGCAGCACCGCCGGCTCGTGGGCAAGCGCCTCGATCAGGGCGAGCTTCTTGGCCATCCCGTAGGAGTAGGTCTTCGCCTTCTCGTCCCTGTACTCCGCAAGTCCGAAGTGCTCGAAGAGCCCCCGGAGCGCCCGATCGGCCTTCTCCTCCGGTACGCCGTAGGCGCGGGCGAAGAGGTAGGCGTTCGCCCAGCCGGAGAGGTCGCCGTAGTGGGTGGGGCGGTCCACCATTATCCCCAACCTCGCCCGGACCTTCCGCCGCTCCCTCAGCCCGTCCAGCCCGCACACCCTGAAGGCGCCGGAGTCCGGGGCTATCGCGGTGGAGAGCACGCGCAGCAGCGTGCTCTTGCCGCTCCCGTTCGGGCCCACCAGCCCCAGCACCTCACCGGGCGCCACCGAGAGGCTCACGCCCTCCACCCCCCGGCCGCTCGACCTGTAGCGGCGGGTTATGTTCTCGGCCTCGAGCGCCGCGCTCGCCACCTGACCCTCTCTTTTCGCCGCTCTTCCACGGGACGCGCAAGCAAGATTGTACCGGCGGGCGGCGCGCGGGGGCTGTTAGCGGCCTCACCCGCCGCGGGTAGAATGCACCCTGCGACATAAGCCGGCCTCTCTATGTCAAGAGAAAGGAGCGTGCTTGGCTTGAACGGGAACGTATCCGTGGCGGTGTTGGGGACCGGGATCATGGGGAGCGCGATGGCCCGCAACCTCCTGAAGGCGGGCATGGAGGTGCGGGTCTGGAACCGCACCCGCAGCAGGGCCGAGCCGCTCGCCGCCGAGGGCGCGCGGGTCGCGGACAGCCCGCGGGAGGCGGCCCGGGGGGCGGGCGTCCTCCTCACCATGCTCGCCGACGCCGGCGCCGTGGCCGGGGCGGTGGGCGGCGGCGCTCTGGAGGCGCTCTCTCCCGGCGCCGTGTGGCTCCAGATGAGCACCGTGGGGGTGGAGGGAACCGGGAGGCTGCAGCGCATGGCGCTCGAGCGCGGGGTGGCCTACGTCGACGCCCCGGTGCTCGGCACCAGGCAGCCCGCCGAGGCCGGGGAGCTGGTGGTGCTGGCCTCCGGCCCCGAGGAGGTGCGCCCGGCGTGCGAGCCGGTCTTCGAGGCCGTGGGCAAGAAGACGCTGTGGGTCGGCCCCGTGGGGGCGGGCACCCGGCTCAAGCTGGTGGTGAACAACTGGATCACGGGTCTGCTCGGCGTGCTGGGGGAGACCTTCGCCCTCGCGCAGAAGCTGGGCGTGGACCCCTCCCTCTTCTTCGAGGCCGTGGAGGGCGGGCCGCTGGACCTGCCCTACGCCCGCGCGAAGGGGAAGATGATGGCCGAGGGGGAGTACCCCACGAGCTTCTCGGTGAGGCTCGCCCGCAAGGACGCGGGGCTGGTCCTGGAGGCGGCGGAAGACCTGCGGCTGCCGGTGTGCGAGGCCGTGGCCTACCACCTCGACCGGGCCGCCGAGACCGGGCACGCGGAGGACGACATGGCCGCGATCTACGAGGGGGTGAGGACCGCGGCGGAGCCCGGAGGGGCGGGCTAGCCCGCCCCTCTCCTCCGGCGGCCCCGCGTTATTACGCCCCCGGCCTTATGTTCTGGTTGAGGTGGAAGAGGTTGTCCGGGTCGTACCTCTTCTTGAGGCCGGCGAGGCGGCGGTACTTCTCCGGTCCGTAGCCGGTGCGCACGCGCTCCTCCCCCTCGTCGCCGATGAAGTTGAGGTAGGTGCGCTCGCCGGTCCAGGGCCGGAGCGCCGCCTCCAGCTCCCCGGCCCAGCCCACGTGCCGCCCGGCCTCCGAGGGCTCCGCCCACTGCGCGAGCGCGTGGTAGTTGTAGGCCGCGCCCCGCGGCCCGAGCGGCGTCTCGTCCTCCCCCACGCGGGAGATGGCGCCTCCCATCGGGAACAGCGCCAGGACCGTCAGCGGGGAGGCCATCCTGCCCGCGTGCTCGACGAGCACGTCTATGGCCTCGTCGGGCAGCTCGTCCAGGAAGCCGGCCTTCCAGTAGTGCTGCATCCCGGGCGGGTTGGCCGCGTCCAGCAGGGTCTGGAGCTCCGTGTAGGGCATGGGCCGGACCATGTCCATCGCCGGGGGGAGGTGTTTCTTCAGGGGCTGGATCGCCGCCTCGCCCTCCTCGACGCCGCCCGCGTAGCAGACGATGACGGCGATGAGCTTCGTCCCCCGCACGTGCTCGGGGATGAACGGCTCGGGAGGGGCCGTGAGAAAGGCGCATCCCCCGCCCAGCTCGTCCGGCGCTCCCCGCATGAACTCGCGGTAGAAGCGCAGGAGCCCGGGGGCCTGCTCGGCGGGGTAGAGCAGCATGCCGCCGAGCACGAGTGGCCCGACCGGGTGCAGCGCGAACTCGAAGGAGGTGGCGATGCCGAAGTTGCCCCCGCCACCGCGCACGCCCCAGAAGAGCTCCTCGTTCTCCTCCTCGGTCGCCCGTACGAGGCCGCCCTCCGCGGTCACCATCTCCACCGAGAGGAGGTTGTCCACCGTGAAGCCGAGCCTGCGCTCCAGCCAGCCCGAGCCGCCCCCCAGGGTGAGCCCCGAGATGCCCGTACCAGAGACCCGCCCGCCGGTTACGGCGAGCCCGAAGAGCTGCGTCTCGCGGTCGAACTCGCCCCAGGTCAGCCCGGCCTGAGCGCGGGCCCTCCGCTCCCCGGGGTTCACCCACACCCCCTTCATCGGGGAGAGGTCTATCACCAGGCCACCGTCGCAGGTCCCGTAGCCGGAGACCGAGTGCCCGCCGCCGCGGACCGCCACCTCGAGCCCGCTGGCGCGGGCGAAGATCACCGCGGCCACCACGTCGGCCACGCCGGTGCAGCGGGCGATGAGGGCCGGGCGGCGGTCGATCATGCCGTTGAAGACCCGGCGGGCGTCCTCGTAGGCCGCCTCACCGGGCCGGATCAACTCGCCCCGGAAGCTCCCGTCGAGCTCCCGGAGATCCGGTCCCGGAGTGTACCGCTGGTCCATGCCGCTCCTCTCGCGTTGTTTTGCGTCTCCATTCCCCCCGGCCTACCGCAGGGCCGGGACCCCTCCGAGGGCCATCGCCGCCGCCCAGCACAGAAGGGCTATCCCCACCGGCGCGCTGATCCTCCTGCCCCACCCGGCGTTCTTCTCCGCCGCCATCACCGCCCCCAAGAGGAGCATCCAGAGGAGGCTCCCCGCCCCAACGGCGAACATGACCAGCATCAGAGACCAGCAGCACCCCAGGCAGAAGATCCCGTGGTGCGCCCCGAGCCGGAAGGCCCGCGAGCGCTCCCGCTCCCCCCGCCAGTGCTCGGTGATGAAGCCGAGCGGGGAGCGGCACCTCTGCAGGCACCTGTTCTTGAGCGGCGCGAACTGGTAGAGGCCCGCCAGCGCCAGGGTGCCCGCCCCTATGGCCCAGGGGTTGTCCCCCAGCCACGCGCTGCGCTCCGCGCCCTCGTGGACGAGGAGGTCGCCGAGGAAGGCCAGGGCGCCGAAGAGCGCCCAGACGCTCACGTAGCCGCAGAGGAGCAGGGCGAGGAGCAGCCGGCCGTCCGGGCGCCGGCGGGTGAGGCGCCCGAACAGCAGGACGAGCGGCAGGCTGGTGGGGAGCATCATGGCCACCACCATCAGGGTCCAGCCGGAGACGAAGAGGGCCACTAGCGGGGCGAGCCGCGCCGCGAGGCCCCCCGCTCCCGCGCCGCCGGAGGCGAGGTGTCCCAGCTCCTCGTGGTCGAGGTAGGGGGCGTAGGGGGAGGCGCCCCAGAGCCAGAGGGCCAGCCAGGCCAGCGCTATGAGCGCCATGAGGGCTACGAAGATCCTGTTGTGCAGATCGCGGGGCGCCGCCCACACAGGAAGATGCTCCTCTCTTGGCGGGTGGGGCGGAGCCGGATCTCAGACCCCACCCAATACCTTCGCTCAGGCCGCCTCCAGTTTGAAGTGGCCCTGGATGGCGTTGTGTCCCTCCAGGTCCACGTCCCTGAGCCCGTAGCCGGAGGAGTTGCGCCGGTACTTTGTGGCCTTGCTCACGTAGGCGGGCGAGCCCGGGATCGTGGAGAACACGGTCTCCTGCAGCGTGGTGGGCTTCTCGGTGGCCCCCATGTAGGAGGCCATCTCGGCTTCGGCTATGGGGTTCGTCCCCGAGCCGATCCTGAGCGTCCCCTTGCCCTCCTCGACCGTGAAGGTGATGGGAGCTCTCTCCACCGCGACCACCTCGCCGATCAGCTGCGCGAATTCCGCCATCGGCCCGCCGAGCCTGCCGGTGAAGACGTTCAGCAGCGCCTCCTGCTGCTCTTCGGTGGCGTCTTCGTCCACGAAGACGACCGCCCTCCAGTTGCCCTCGAAGATGTTGCCGGGGATGTAGTTCAGAACGGCGAAGGTATGGCCCGAGACGTCCACCCCATCGACCGTCCCCCGGTCCACCTTCCAGGCCACCACCGCGTCGCAGGTTCCGCCGTCGGGGTCCTCCCCGATCCAGCAGGGACAGAGCACGTTGCAGTCGCAGACCTCCAGCAACCTTCCTTCCAGCTGGTAAGCCATCTCCCGTTTCCTCCTTTCGGGGGTTTCTTCTCCCCGGTTACTCGTCCCAGGCCTCGACGTTGACCTGGCGCCGTATCCTGCCGCCGCGCACCTCCAGCGTCGCCGCCGCGAGCACCCTGGTCCCGTCGGGGTACTCGCACGCCTCGTTGAACGCCACGCGCCCCTCCCCGACGACCGGGTCCTCGAGCCTGTGCGCCATCTCCCGGGAGCAGACGTCGCGCAGGTAGGCGGAGATCTCGTCTCTGCCGCGCATCACGAACGGCCTGCTCGGCGGGGTGTCTTTGTTGACGACGCGCAGCTCGGCGTCGTCGGCGTACAGGGCGATGAGCGCCTCGGTGTCGCGCCCTTCGATGGCCCGGCGCAGGGCCTCGAGGTCCAGCGTCCCGGGCGCCTTCTCCCTCTGCTCGCTCACGGCGGCTCCTTTCTCGTCCGTGCCGGTCGCGGGGGCGCGGCGACGGCGCGGTTCGCCCGGGCGTCGCTGCCGCGCGCATGCCGCTGTTCCTGCTCCGGCGGTCTTCCGGTTGTCCGGGAGCTTGCCCTCTCCGGCTGCCCACCCGCCAGACCGAAAGGTGCTCACTTTCTGTCCGGTTTTGCGGGAGGGTGGGTTTCCTGTCGCCAGAGGAGGTCCGTGACGTTCTCTATGCCGGCCCTGAGGTGCCTGCGGTAGGTGCTGAAGGGCAGGCCCAGGAGCCTCGCCGCCTGCTCCTGGGTGGGCGCCGGCCGGAAGTAGGTGTGGTGCAGCGCCCGGTAGAGCCTGGCGTCGCGCGGGTGCTGCCGGAGCGTCTCCGCCGCCTCCTCGAGCAGGGCCCGCAGGGCGGCCACCCGCTCCCTCTCTCCCGAGCCGCCCCCGGTCCGCCGGGCGACCAGCCGGGAGCGGAGGAGGGGGCTGGACGCGAGCGCTCCCGGCCGGGCGTGGTTCTTCAGGGCCTCCCGCACGGCGGAGGCGAACTCCTCCCTCTCCAGGACGGCGGGGCGCTCGCCTGCCGGCCCGGCGAGCGCCTCCCCGGCGGGGCCGCGCTCCGCCAGGAGGTCCAGCCAGTCCCCGGGAGGGACCGTCCTCCAGTCGTGGCCGTAGAGGGCGTAGCGTCTGCCGCCGACCGCGAAGCCTTCCCCCGGCAGGCGGGGAAAGCCCAGCCTGTCGAGCGCCCGGCCGCTGCGCGGGGGGTCTGCGACGACGAGGAGCGTGCATGCCGGGGGAGGGGCGTCGAGGACGTGCCGGAGTACGGCGTCGAGTAGGATGCCCCGCAGGGCCGGCCCGCTCTGGTAGGAGGAGCGCGCCATCCAGAAGCGGAGGAGCGCGGCCTCCTCGCCCGTCCTGAGCGGCCCCCGGCCCTCCAGGTGCCGCAGGGCTGCGAGCGCGGCCGGGTCCCGCTCCTCACCGCCGGCCCGCCGCAGCCGCAGGCTCGCGGCGAAGCCCGCGGGGCGCCCCGCGGGGTCCCGGTAGATCGCGACCTCCAGCGAGCCCCGGGAGAGCAGGCGCCTGGCCAGGCGGCCGGAGGCCGGGCCTTCGTGCCGCTCCACCGCCTTCTCCAGGCGCGCCGAATCGCCCGGGCGCGGGGGGCCGGCGGACGCGCCGTCCGCCTCGCCGCGCCCCAGCAGCGGGCGCACCTCCGGGTCTTCCCGGTGCAGGAAGAGGTAGTCCAGGAGGGCCCGCTGCCGCTCGGCGCCCCGGCTCTCCCCGAGGCGGGCGACGTGGTAGCGGCGCACCCGCCGGAGCAGGCGGGCGTGGCGGTCCGGGTCGCGCCAGCGCAGGTCGGCGGCGAGGACCTCGCGCGCGGTGGGGTGCGGGACCAGCCCCAGCGGCCCGGGCCGGACGAAGCTCAGGCCGCGCAGCCACCCGAAGAGCTCTCCCGGCTCCGCCCCCGGGACGGCGCGGGCCAGGAGGGACTCCGTGGTGTGCCGGGAAAGGGCGCAAACCTCCAGCGCCTCCCTGTGTTCGGGTCCGGGGAGCTCGCCGACCAGGTGCCCGGCGAGGGTGCCGACGACCTCTATCTCCTCCTCCGGCCCGAAGCGGCCCAAAGGGTTCCGGAGCGCGGCGTCGGCGGCGAGGGAGAGGGCGAGGGGGTGCCCGCGGGCGAAGCCCAGCACGCCGCGCTGCTGCCGCGGGTGGAGCCCCCGCCGGGCCAGAAGCTCCCGGCTCTCCTGCTCGCCCAGGTTGCCCAGCGGCAGGAGGCGCACCAGGCTCCGCCAGCCGGGGTCCGCCAGCCACTCGGCGGGGGGCGGGGAGCGCCCGGAGAGCACCAGCAACAGGCCCTCCTGCAGCCCGAGGAGCAGGTCTTCGTCCACCCACTCCTGCAGCGGCGGCAGGCGCTCGCACCCGTCGAGCAGGATCACGCGCCTTCCCGGCCGCGCTCTCTCCAGGAGCAGCGGCAGGGGAGGTTCGGTGAGCCGGTGCGCGTCGAGATAGAGCGCCCTCGTCCCCGCCTCCTCGCAGAGGTACGCGAACTCCCGGAGCAGCGCCGTCTTCCCGCAGCCGCCGATCCCGAAGACGTAGAGCACGGCGAAGGGCGGCTCCCCGCCGGCAAGGGCCTCCTCGAGCAGCCGCCTCTCCTCCTCCCGGCCGACCAGCATCCGGTGCCGCTCCAGGCCGAGGCGGCCGGTCTGTCGTGAGGACACGGACGATCCCCTTCCCTCAGAGGCCGCCCCAGGGACCGGGAGGGCTCCCCGGCCGCCCCCTCGCGGAGCGGAACGTCTCTGCCATCTCGTGGCTCCTTCCCGCGGGACCCCGACCCCGCGCTCTCTCGCCCATCCTAGCCTGCGGCCGGGCGGCGGGCATCGCGCAAATGAGTGATTTTCCCTGCGGGTTTCGGGAGTGCCGGGATAAAATGTTGCCCCGAGAGCGGGGCTCCCGCCGTGCAGAGGAGGCTTTCCCCGAGAGGAGGTTTTCCGGTTTGTCCGAGGAGCAGAAGATCACCTGGGACCCTGAGGCGGACCGCCGGATAAAGCGCAGCCCCTTCCTGATGCGCCGCTTTATCCGCAAGCGGATAGAGGACCGGGTCCGCTCCCGGGGGCGCACCCGCGTCACCGAGGCGGACGTGGACGAGAGCGCCCGGATGTACCGCCAGTACCGCTTCAAGTAGAGAGATGGGCTCGCCCCGGATCACCGGGCTCTCCTGGGGGCGGCTGGAGACCGAGCGGGGCGCCTTCAAGGACGCCAAGCTCTACCCCGGCGGGGCCCGCGAGTGGGACTGGAACGAGACGGGCACCCGGCACGACCCCGGCATACAGCCCGCCGACGTCGCGGAGCTTCTGGAGCGCGGCGCGGAGGTGGTTGTCCTCGGCCGCGGCTTTTACGGGCGCCTGGGGGTCTGCGAGGAGACGCTGCGGCTGCTGCGGGAGCGGGGGGTGGAGGTGTACGCGGAGCGGACCGAGGAGGCCGTCCGCCGCTACAACGGGCTGGCCCCGGAGCGAAGGGCGGGGGCGCTCATCCACTCCACCTGCTAGGGGCGCAAAAAATATCCGGGCCGGGAAGCCGCCCGCTACGCGCTAATGTGGCGCGCGACCACCGACCCGGTCCGCGGGGCGCTCAGGCGTCCCGCGGAGAGTTGTTGATCGTCCTGTCCATCGGACCCTTCCCTCCCCGTAGAGGTTCAACAACTCCGCCCACATCCTAACACCCGGGGCGGCCTCGTGCCAGGGGTGGCGTGTGGGCGGGCCTTCGGCTAGCCGCCCAGGGAGAGCTGGTCCGCGTACCCGTAGTGCTCGAAGGCCGCCCGGCGGGCCTCCGCGTCGGGGACCTCTTCTTTCCCGTAGCGCGGGCCCTCCAGGATCTTGGCGCGGCCCTGCTCCACGCGGACGCCCTCCTCGTCCACCCCGGTCACGGCGTCCACCGGGATCAGGCGGTCCTCCCCGTCCGCGGCGGAGACCCTGAGCAGGTGGACCGCCGGCACCCGGGCCCACACGTAGGCGTCCTCCACCCGGCCCACCTCCTCGCCGGCGTGGTCCAGGACCTTCCTGCCCCGGACCTCGCGCCACTCCTCGTCCAGCTCGCCCTCGAACTCCCCGATCCTCACCAGCTCCTCCTCGCCGGCCAACGCCCGAGCCTCCTTCCCTTGCGACGCTCCTTCTCCCCTCAGTTTTCCTGGTTTGGCCGGCGGCCAAACTTCCAAAGGCGTGGGGATCCTGCTACCCTGTAGCGGTCGCGGAACGGTACGGACGCAGCAAGACAAGGAGGGGGACCTTGACCAACGCCAGAACCCTGCCCGGGGCCCTGCCGCTCCTGGCTGCGGCACTGCTCGCGCTGGCCCTGGCGGTTGCGCTCGCGGCCTCCGGGGAGAGGGCCGCGGCGGCCGAGAAGGCGCCGCGGTACACCGTCCTGAGCGTCTCCGACGCGCCGGGGGTGCGGGAGGTCGTCGTCTCCACCGCCGCCCGGCGGGAGGAGGGGCTGCGCCTCGTCGCTGACGAGCTGCGCGAGAAGGGGAACGTGCCCGAGGACGGGACCCTGCTCGTCGAGTACCGCAAGCGCCGGGATCCCTCCCGGGAGACGGGCTTCGCCCTCGTCTTCGACAGCGAGCGCGCGGTGCTCGAGGCGGGGAAGACCGCTCGCTACGGCGAGGTCTACGACGAGGAGGACGCCGAGCAGATAATGGAGGAGGAGGGCGGCATCCGGGCCGTCAGCTACCGGGACTTCGCCGAGGAGAACCCCGGCCTCTGGGAGCGCATCCGGGGCTTTCTCCTCCCGGTTCTCTCCTAGGCGTCGAGCACGACGTCGGAGAGGGGGCTGCCGATGCAGATGAGCCGGTAGCCCTCCTCGAGCTCCTCCTCGGAGATGGCAAACGCAAGATCCTGGTCCACCTCCCCCTCCAGGCACCGCTGCATACAGGTGGTGCAGGTGCCGCTGCGGCAGTCGTAGGGCAGGTCCAGCCCCGCCTCCTCGGCCTTCTCCAGGATGTACTCGTCCTCGGCGACCTCTATGGTCACCCCGCTCTTCTTGAACGTCACCCTGTGCGTCTTGGCCAACTTCCTCCTTCTCCCGTGAGAAGCCCCGGCCCCGCGGGGAGAGCCGCCCGGAGCCGGGGCTTTGCGTATGTTCCTTCTATCGGGGGCGAAAGGCCCGCTCTTCCGGCCTAGCGCCCCTTCTGCTCGAAGTCCTCGGCCGGAGCGCCGCAGACCGGGCACTCCTCGGGGGGCTGGATGCCCTCCATCTCCTCGCCGCAGGTCGTGCAGACCATCGTCACGGTGAGGTTGGGGTGCGGCGCCTCGCCGTTCTCGCCGGCCTCGATCTTCTCGCCCGTGTCGCGGGCCAGCTCGGCGATCGAGATCTTGCCCGTGATCACGTCCTCCATCGTGTTCCGGGCCCCCTCGAGCGCCTCCTCGATGAGGGGCATGTCGATCTCCCTGACGCCCTTCTTTCGCGCCAGCTTCTCGGTCATGTTGCGCGAGATGTTGCGCATGAAGCCCTTGGGCACCCGCTCGAGACGCGCCACCGCGTCCTCGGTCCAGGCGAACTCGCCGGAGCCCCCCTCGGGGACCCGCCTGCCGGCCTCCTTGAAGGCCCGGTGGTCGATGGGGCACTTGCCGCCGGTCTCGCGCTCCACCTTCTCCTTGGCCTGGTGGACCGGGCAGCCGCCGCCCCTCTTCGTCTCGGGGGCCTCGCGGCCGGTCTCCTCCCGGTACTGCTGCTCGACGTACTCGCGCGTGATCGTGGTGTAGCCCTTCTTCAGCGCGCTCTTCTCCGCGCGCGCCTTCACGCGCCGCTTCTCCTGCCACCCCTCCAGGGAGTCCAGGAACGCCTGCGCCTCGTCGGTCCAGTGCAGCTCGCGGCCGTCGTAGACCTCCGAGCGGTTGAGGTTCTCGCCCGCGGCGGCGGTTGCGATCTCGGCGTCCACCGGGTGGAAGTGGGTGGGCCCGGCGCCGCAGACCGGGCAGCGGGCGGGCTTGCCCTTCGCCACGTAGCGGCAGACGTCGCACTCGAAGCGGTCGCGGCCCTGGGCGGCGCGCTGGATCTCCTCCTGCACCTCCTCGGAGATACCCTCCACGTCGCCCTGGTCCTCGGCCTTCCCGAAGCCGCCGCGGCCGCCCTCGATGATCTCCCGCTTCGCCTCCTTCTCCGGGTCGGAGGTGCCGTTGCGGTGGCCGTTGGAGGAGCCGTTCTGCCTGGTGCGCTCCTCGAAGTCCTTGAACAGCGAGTCCACCGGAGCCTCCTCGCCGGCAGCCTCCTGCGCGCGGATCTGGTCGCCGATGGCGCGCATGGACTCCATCGCCCCGGGCGGGAGGATGTTCTCTATCACCTCGTCGATCACGCTCGTGGTGATCACCGTGTAGCCCTTCTCGATGGCGTACCGGATCACCGCGCCCGAGGCCATCCCCACGACGAAGCCCGGCACCCGGTCCATCCTCTCCAGGGCCTCCTTGGTCCAGGTGATGTGCTCCTCGGCGGTGTAGAGGTCCGGGGCCTGGTACTCGTAGTTGACCACGAGGACGTTGGTCGGCAGGTAGCGCATCATGTTCTCCGTGTTGGAGCCGATGTCCATGTCCTCGTCGGAGTGGTAGCCGATGCGCCCCATCACCACCAGCGAGGGCTCCACCTCCCTCACGTACTTCAGCGTCTGCTCGAAGGGCTTGCCCGCGAGCAGCGTGGTCTTGAGCTCCACCCCCTCGTCGGCGGCGACCTTCTTGGCCACCTCCAGGTGGGCGGTGTAGATCTTGGCGAGCCCGGAGTCGATGATCTCCTCGTGCAGCTTCTCCTGCTCCTTGAAGCGGAAGACCTTCTGCGCCTTGGTCGAGAGGACCCCCGCTATGGAGTGGAACATGGCGTAGTGGAAGTACGGGTCGAAGACGCTTATGGCCTCGACGGTCCCCCCGAACTCCCGCGCCAGGTCTATCGCCCTCTTGAGCCCGCCGAGCGACTTGGCGCTGCCGTCGATGGTGACGACGATGTGCTCGAAGGGGCTGCGGTCGAGGTCCTTGACGATCAGGCAGTCGGCCTTCTTGAG is a window of Rubrobacter xylanophilus DSM 9941 DNA encoding:
- a CDS encoding 2Fe-2S iron-sulfur cluster-binding protein, encoding MAKTHRVTFKKSGVTIEVAEDEYILEKAEEAGLDLPYDCRSGTCTTCMQRCLEGEVDQDLAFAISEEELEEGYRLICIGSPLSDVVLDA
- a CDS encoding DUF1326 domain-containing protein; this translates as MAYQLEGRLLEVCDCNVLCPCWIGEDPDGGTCDAVVAWKVDRGTVDGVDVSGHTFAVLNYIPGNIFEGNWRAVVFVDEDATEEQQEALLNVFTGRLGGPMAEFAQLIGEVVAVERAPITFTVEEGKGTLRIGSGTNPIAEAEMASYMGATEKPTTLQETVFSTIPGSPAYVSKATKYRRNSSGYGLRDVDLEGHNAIQGHFKLEAA
- a CDS encoding PCP reductase family protein, whose translation is MSEEQKITWDPEADRRIKRSPFLMRRFIRKRIEDRVRSRGRTRVTEADVDESARMYRQYRFK
- a CDS encoding DUF2182 domain-containing protein, translated to MALIALAWLALWLWGASPYAPYLDHEELGHLASGGAGAGGLAARLAPLVALFVSGWTLMVVAMMLPTSLPLVLLFGRLTRRRPDGRLLLALLLCGYVSVWALFGALAFLGDLLVHEGAERSAWLGDNPWAIGAGTLALAGLYQFAPLKNRCLQRCRSPLGFITEHWRGERERSRAFRLGAHHGIFCLGCCWSLMLVMFAVGAGSLLWMLLLGAVMAAEKNAGWGRRISAPVGIALLCWAAAMALGGVPALR
- a CDS encoding Mth938-like domain-containing protein, with translation MGSPRITGLSWGRLETERGAFKDAKLYPGGAREWDWNETGTRHDPGIQPADVAELLERGAEVVVLGRGFYGRLGVCEETLRLLRERGVEVYAERTEEAVRRYNGLAPERRAGALIHSTC
- a CDS encoding nuclear transport factor 2 family protein, with translation MSEQREKAPGTLDLEALRRAIEGRDTEALIALYADDAELRVVNKDTPPSRPFVMRGRDEISAYLRDVCSREMAHRLEDPVVGEGRVAFNEACEYPDGTRVLAAATLEVRGGRIRRQVNVEAWDE
- a CDS encoding PRC-barrel domain-containing protein — protein: MAGEEELVRIGEFEGELDEEWREVRGRKVLDHAGEEVGRVEDAYVWARVPAVHLLRVSAADGEDRLIPVDAVTGVDEEGVRVEQGRAKILEGPRYGKEEVPDAEARRAAFEHYGYADQLSLGG
- a CDS encoding NAD(P)-dependent oxidoreductase, whose translation is MNGNVSVAVLGTGIMGSAMARNLLKAGMEVRVWNRTRSRAEPLAAEGARVADSPREAARGAGVLLTMLADAGAVAGAVGGGALEALSPGAVWLQMSTVGVEGTGRLQRMALERGVAYVDAPVLGTRQPAEAGELVVLASGPEEVRPACEPVFEAVGKKTLWVGPVGAGTRLKLVVNNWITGLLGVLGETFALAQKLGVDPSLFFEAVEGGPLDLPYARAKGKMMAEGEYPTSFSVRLARKDAGLVLEAAEDLRLPVCEAVAYHLDRAAETGHAEDDMAAIYEGVRTAAEPGGAG
- a CDS encoding ABC transporter permease, which codes for MRLDPPDSYWKKDVALFLGRRLSLAIKMLYPAAIILPVAASGIPAQYAAAVVGLVAIMAGTFGAGESLTNDINDGILVRVALTPLSPYRIVAEILVVNAALDFLQLLPALAGVYLLHPAPPAWVLAATVAVFATLLTANAIGVLLANFTSSPADVLLYATIVLFPLIYLSGFFRNQHPEGLLAALRHLVPFAYMNDALKEIFGLATAASPLAVILVPTLLGALAAAAVCLTAPRLLSPRL
- a CDS encoding FAD-binding oxidoreductase, which encodes MDQRYTPGPDLRELDGSFRGELIRPGEAAYEDARRVFNGMIDRRPALIARCTGVADVVAAVIFARASGLEVAVRGGGHSVSGYGTCDGGLVIDLSPMKGVWVNPGERRARAQAGLTWGEFDRETQLFGLAVTGGRVSGTGISGLTLGGGSGWLERRLGFTVDNLLSVEMVTAEGGLVRATEEENEELFWGVRGGGGNFGIATSFEFALHPVGPLVLGGMLLYPAEQAPGLLRFYREFMRGAPDELGGGCAFLTAPPEPFIPEHVRGTKLIAVIVCYAGGVEEGEAAIQPLKKHLPPAMDMVRPMPYTELQTLLDAANPPGMQHYWKAGFLDELPDEAIDVLVEHAGRMASPLTVLALFPMGGAISRVGEDETPLGPRGAAYNYHALAQWAEPSEAGRHVGWAGELEAALRPWTGERTYLNFIGDEGEERVRTGYGPEKYRRLAGLKKRYDPDNLFHLNQNIRPGA
- a CDS encoding ABC transporter ATP-binding protein; amino-acid sequence: MASAALEAENITRRYRSSGRGVEGVSLSVAPGEVLGLVGPNGSGKSTLLRVLSTAIAPDSGAFRVCGLDGLRERRKVRARLGIMVDRPTHYGDLSGWANAYLFARAYGVPEEKADRALRGLFEHFGLAEYRDEKAKTYSYGMAKKLALIEALAHEPAVLLLDEPSLGLDYTSRLAYQRKLREAAENGCAVLLASNQVDEVEALCDRVVFLHRGRAVAEGTPEGLVSSLEGLRRVVAALRNPVPYAEVGEVPGVRRVVPEGRGLVVHCEDRPGIVAGVVGAIVRCGGDITGLSVERPTLEDVFARLTGEALRGEDEA